In the Orenia marismortui DSM 5156 genome, one interval contains:
- a CDS encoding Ig-like domain-containing protein — protein MRSKEFYLLVLLILVIGLVGCSSSSGGGGGSELGILKINVPKDAETGEIIANYTIEIINSDGAIVKTIDEINDGGEYDFKPGTYNVEVTATGYEKWSRSYIVKADDPMPVIPKLTKKSTAVEIEELSVDPSQITVSVGDTYELPQFATATMTDGSASTVKVNWNKEVDTSVAGTYEFIGSVEGTELTVIFKLIVTDEERFIESLDINPKEATVEVGNSYSLPATATASYNDGSEETVDIIWDKEVDTSVAGTYEFIGSVGGTELTVSFKLIVKEERTIESLDINPKEATVQVGSNYSLPATATASYNDGSEETVDIIWDKEVDTSVAGTYEFIGSVEGTELTVNFKLIVKEGIFIENLAVNPSKAIVGVGEEYTLAATGTATMSDGTTKEVNLTWEDSDGNIVENGIVDTSVAGTYEFIGSTAGTELTVGFTLTVIDESAQIGIEVDWETAPKAPVSLSSTLDNSAITLSWDDSEEGIAGYLVYRSTEVTGEKTPLTYSLITDTKTYVDENVEAGTTYYYWVVSYRKSSNGGFLGSDLSEALEVTYAAQ, from the coding sequence TTGAGGAGTAAGGAATTTTATTTATTAGTACTTTTAATTTTAGTGATTGGATTAGTTGGATGTTCAAGTAGTAGTGGAGGAGGTGGAGGTTCAGAATTAGGAATCCTAAAGATCAATGTGCCTAAAGATGCTGAAACAGGTGAAATTATAGCTAATTATACTATAGAAATTATAAATAGTGATGGGGCTATAGTTAAAACAATTGATGAAATTAATGATGGTGGAGAGTATGATTTTAAGCCTGGTACTTATAATGTTGAAGTAACAGCGACAGGATATGAAAAATGGAGTAGATCTTATATAGTTAAAGCTGATGACCCTATGCCTGTTATTCCAAAGTTAACTAAAAAGAGTACAGCAGTAGAGATAGAAGAATTAAGTGTTGATCCTTCTCAAATAACAGTATCAGTAGGAGATACATATGAATTACCTCAGTTTGCAACAGCAACAATGACAGATGGAAGCGCATCAACGGTAAAAGTGAATTGGAATAAGGAAGTAGATACAAGTGTAGCAGGAACTTATGAATTTATAGGAAGTGTGGAAGGGACAGAATTAACAGTAATCTTCAAGTTAATAGTTACTGATGAAGAAAGATTTATTGAGAGTTTAGATATTAATCCAAAAGAAGCAACAGTAGAGGTAGGGAATAGTTATAGCTTACCAGCAACAGCTACTGCAAGCTATAATGATGGAAGTGAAGAAACAGTAGATATAATCTGGGATAAGGAAGTGGATACAAGTGTAGCAGGAACTTATGAATTTATAGGAAGTGTAGGAGGAACAGAATTAACAGTAAGCTTCAAGTTAATAGTTAAGGAAGAAAGAACTATTGAGAGTTTAGATATTAATCCAAAAGAAGCAACAGTTCAAGTTGGAAGTAATTATAGTCTACCAGCAACAGCTACTGCAAGCTATAATGATGGAAGTGAAGAAACAGTAGATATAATCTGGGATAAGGAAGTGGATACAAGTGTAGCAGGAACTTATGAATTTATAGGAAGTGTAGAAGGAACAGAATTAACAGTGAATTTCAAGTTAATAGTTAAGGAAGGAATATTCATTGAAAATTTAGCGGTTAATCCTTCAAAAGCAATAGTAGGTGTAGGTGAAGAATATACTTTAGCAGCAACAGGAACAGCAACAATGAGTGACGGAACTACAAAAGAAGTGAATTTAACTTGGGAAGATTCCGATGGGAATATAGTTGAGAATGGAATAGTAGATACAAGTGTAGCAGGAACTTATGAGTTTATAGGAAGTACAGCAGGAACAGAATTAACAGTAGGATTTACTTTAACAGTAATTGATGAGTCTGCACAAATAGGAATTGAAGTAGACTGGGAAACAGCTCCAAAAGCTCCTGTATCTTTATCATCAACTTTAGATAATTCAGCTATAACTCTAAGTTGGGATGATAGTGAAGAAGGTATTGCAGGCTATCTAGTCTATCGTAGTACAGAAGTAACTGGCGAAAAAACTCCTTTAACATATAGTTTAATTACAGATACTAAAACTTATGTTGATGAAAATGTAGAAGCAGGTACAACTTATTATTACTGGGTTGTTTCTTATAGAAAGAGTAGTAATGGAGGATTTTTGGGAAGTGATCTAAGTGAAGCACTTGAAGTAACTTATGCTGCTCAATAA
- a CDS encoding starch-binding protein, with product MFKSALERVLISVMVFLLLLTILGCSDGARTNTLSGSSNLKVTVKVPKKDTDEATDKIEEEFTVKKVEVSIVNRNNSNDKDSETKEIKGSSSSVSLNFNNLSRGSTYELDIAVKDEDGYIVYEDNDKSTTINGDDNLLTVSFGEEDLTDAKGLVIKLSNLISEVKSGKVFLTPSNGLKTDINIDNKVARFNEISANKYLLEIDLFDSDNNSIYEKTVNDLKILPGRVTQIEYDLAKEKVVNTTWLSTVAPKAPTGLTALATESGILLNWEDNSTNYMIYRGSDKSSKTPLEESTNNYYKDRTAMAGDTYYYWVKAIDKAGLNSELSTKVSATAIPSKYDGVKLHFKDSDAQKAPQIYTWYLNEQEEKIELSGSLEDMETMKSEANDWYVAEFPEIRNINIIFVSGDGRKFEDLHRRENEWWYQEGRWYSYNPDKPAKPEIEFDLEPGSYDSETQLEISISGEDIIETSARFNNQDISLNISGEDVDKTTVLLGDYLKENESGELSVTVVNDIATITKTARFTIGDTDNKKDNTNRDFTFHFKNNNKKVPNIYLWQGKGEAKIEPTGVWPGTPMLEEEDGWYSYSLIDIEVEELNAKINWDSGDTGNIMGIEAGEWWYKDGKFVSKPEIIIDTPAGTYLGTKSITLSIKDNGDKIIDLICEFNGKRIDIVDKADIRLADYLENEETGRLTITASNQIGTVSREVTFTRQDRN from the coding sequence ATGTTTAAATCTGCTTTAGAGAGAGTATTAATATCAGTGATGGTATTCTTATTACTCTTAACTATATTGGGATGTAGTGATGGTGCTAGAACTAATACCCTCAGTGGTAGTTCCAATTTAAAAGTAACCGTTAAAGTTCCCAAGAAAGATACAGATGAAGCAACAGATAAGATTGAAGAAGAATTTACCGTGAAAAAGGTAGAGGTATCAATTGTAAATCGTAATAATAGTAATGATAAAGACAGTGAAACTAAGGAGATTAAAGGCAGTAGCAGTAGTGTTTCTTTAAACTTCAATAACTTATCTAGAGGGAGTACATATGAGCTTGATATAGCTGTTAAGGATGAAGATGGTTATATAGTCTATGAAGATAATGATAAGTCTACTACAATCAATGGTGATGATAATCTACTTACAGTTTCATTTGGTGAAGAAGATTTAACAGATGCTAAAGGATTAGTGATTAAGCTAAGTAATTTAATCTCAGAAGTTAAATCAGGAAAAGTATTTTTAACTCCTTCTAATGGGTTGAAAACAGATATTAATATTGACAATAAGGTGGCTCGCTTTAATGAAATTTCTGCTAATAAATATCTATTAGAGATAGATTTATTTGATTCAGATAATAACTCAATTTATGAAAAAACGGTTAATGACCTTAAGATTTTACCAGGAAGAGTTACCCAAATAGAGTATGACTTAGCTAAAGAGAAGGTAGTTAATACTACTTGGTTATCTACAGTAGCACCAAAGGCTCCTACTGGGCTAACTGCTTTAGCAACAGAGTCAGGTATTTTGCTCAATTGGGAAGATAATTCTACTAATTATATGATTTATAGGGGATCAGATAAGAGTTCTAAAACTCCCTTAGAAGAGAGTACAAATAATTATTACAAAGATAGAACTGCAATGGCAGGTGATACATACTATTATTGGGTTAAAGCAATTGATAAAGCTGGGCTAAATAGTGAGTTATCTACCAAGGTTAGTGCCACTGCTATTCCTAGTAAGTATGATGGTGTTAAGCTACACTTTAAAGATAGTGATGCTCAGAAAGCTCCTCAAATATATACTTGGTATCTAAATGAACAAGAAGAAAAAATAGAATTATCAGGCAGTTTAGAAGATATGGAAACTATGAAATCAGAAGCTAATGATTGGTATGTTGCTGAGTTTCCAGAGATCAGAAATATAAATATCATTTTTGTATCTGGTGATGGAAGAAAATTCGAAGATTTGCATAGAAGAGAAAATGAATGGTGGTATCAGGAAGGTCGATGGTACTCCTATAATCCTGATAAGCCAGCTAAGCCAGAAATTGAGTTTGATTTAGAACCTGGTTCTTATGACTCTGAGACTCAACTGGAGATATCTATTAGTGGAGAAGATATTATAGAGACAAGTGCTAGATTTAATAACCAAGATATTAGTTTGAATATTAGTGGAGAAGATGTAGATAAAACTACTGTGCTTTTAGGTGATTATCTTAAAGAGAATGAAAGTGGAGAACTTTCTGTAACAGTAGTGAATGATATAGCAACAATTACAAAAACAGCTAGATTTACAATAGGAGATACTGATAATAAAAAAGATAATACTAATAGAGATTTTACATTCCATTTTAAGAATAATAACAAGAAAGTGCCAAATATTTATCTATGGCAAGGAAAAGGTGAAGCTAAAATTGAGCCTACTGGTGTATGGCCAGGTACACCTATGTTAGAGGAAGAAGATGGATGGTATAGCTATAGTCTAATAGATATTGAGGTTGAAGAATTAAATGCAAAGATTAATTGGGATAGTGGTGATACAGGAAATATAATGGGAATTGAAGCTGGTGAATGGTGGTATAAAGATGGAAAATTTGTATCTAAACCTGAAATTATAATAGATACTCCAGCTGGTACTTATTTAGGAACTAAAAGTATTACTTTATCTATTAAAGATAATGGAGATAAGATTATAGATTTAATCTGTGAATTTAATGGTAAAAGAATCGATATTGTAGATAAAGCAGATATAAGACTTGCTGATTATTTAGAAAATGAGGAGACTGGTAGGTTGACTATAACTGCTAGCAATCAAATAGGTACTGTAAGTAGAGAAGTTACATTTACCAGACAAGATAGGAATTAG
- a CDS encoding alpha-amylase domain-containing protein, which translates to MRKRVTLYALLSILILAVTLTGCKSTGDEFALVSSDLTDYNLNSVDYTLGEFKLEFNEKVAGAKVSLVQGDSKSKIETNVEGNVVTLTGLKLEAKTNYQLVTNIKSSTGNELSTKTDFTTSRSYPEIKDPNETLMQTFYWEMNKGKYKEKYPKESNLWKLLSERSDDLAKIGITSVWVPPANKAHEQQDEGYGTYDLWDLGEFNQVNTVRTKYGTKEELEQTIADLHQEGIKVYYDAVLNHRLGAGYENIGDSILASGQKAETYTKFYPLKGRQKYYSKADEWKWDWKAFDGVDYAANLGNIAPQNFKGKTWDDTFEKDYLLGADVDYQNENVKDELKEWGSWIINDIGFDGFRLDAVKHVDSKFIDEWISSIQENTAKDVFFVGEAWVENTMGLSFYMYDVNNPNLHVFDFPLRKTFETLRNGNLNMSTLSKAGMVNKRKFADKTVTFIDNHDTGRDIVEYKAPINIRKYQAYTYILMREDGLPMVYWKDYYQDGKKVGLDKLLKARRYFAYGPGREVKTNDVNTYSYVRGGLSDVPGTGLVMMISQGTSGDLTTKRIDSGKSNTEFYDITSNVKGTVKTDADGYGDFKVKNSIDEGWSVWVPAN; encoded by the coding sequence ATGAGAAAAAGAGTTACTTTGTATGCTTTACTATCTATATTAATTTTAGCAGTAACATTAACAGGTTGTAAATCAACTGGAGATGAGTTTGCTCTAGTTTCCTCTGATTTAACAGATTATAATCTTAATAGTGTAGATTATACTTTAGGGGAGTTTAAACTAGAGTTTAATGAAAAGGTTGCTGGAGCAAAAGTATCTTTAGTCCAAGGGGATAGTAAATCTAAAATTGAGACTAATGTAGAAGGAAATGTAGTTACTTTAACAGGTTTAAAATTAGAAGCCAAAACAAATTACCAGCTAGTTACTAATATTAAGTCTAGCACAGGAAATGAGCTATCTACTAAAACTGATTTTACTACTAGTAGAAGTTATCCAGAAATTAAAGATCCTAATGAGACTCTGATGCAAACTTTCTATTGGGAAATGAATAAAGGTAAGTATAAAGAAAAATATCCAAAAGAATCAAACCTATGGAAACTACTTTCTGAACGTTCAGATGATTTAGCTAAAATAGGGATTACTTCTGTTTGGGTACCACCAGCTAATAAAGCTCATGAGCAACAAGATGAAGGTTATGGAACTTATGATCTGTGGGATTTGGGAGAATTTAATCAGGTTAACACAGTTAGAACTAAATATGGAACTAAAGAAGAGTTGGAGCAAACTATAGCTGACCTTCACCAAGAAGGAATTAAAGTTTATTATGATGCAGTATTAAATCATAGATTAGGTGCTGGTTATGAAAATATAGGGGATTCTATCTTAGCATCTGGTCAGAAAGCAGAAACTTATACTAAATTTTATCCACTTAAAGGAAGACAGAAGTATTATAGTAAAGCTGATGAATGGAAATGGGATTGGAAGGCCTTCGATGGTGTAGATTATGCTGCTAATTTAGGGAATATAGCACCACAAAATTTCAAAGGGAAGACATGGGATGATACTTTTGAGAAGGATTATCTATTAGGGGCAGATGTTGATTATCAAAATGAAAATGTTAAAGATGAGTTAAAGGAATGGGGAAGTTGGATTATAAATGATATTGGTTTTGATGGATTTAGACTTGATGCAGTTAAACATGTTGATTCTAAATTTATTGATGAATGGATAAGTAGTATTCAAGAAAATACAGCTAAAGATGTATTCTTTGTAGGAGAAGCGTGGGTAGAGAATACAATGGGGCTAAGTTTTTATATGTATGATGTAAATAATCCTAATTTACATGTGTTTGATTTTCCATTAAGAAAAACCTTTGAAACATTAAGAAATGGGAATTTAAATATGTCTACTCTAAGTAAGGCCGGTATGGTTAATAAGAGGAAATTTGCTGATAAAACAGTTACTTTTATAGATAATCATGATACTGGTCGAGATATTGTAGAGTATAAAGCACCAATTAATATAAGAAAGTATCAAGCTTATACTTATATTTTAATGAGAGAAGATGGATTGCCTATGGTTTATTGGAAAGATTATTACCAAGATGGAAAGAAAGTAGGACTAGATAAATTACTAAAGGCAAGAAGATATTTTGCTTATGGTCCTGGACGAGAGGTTAAGACTAATGATGTAAATACTTATTCTTATGTTAGAGGAGGTCTGTCAGATGTTCCAGGAACGGGATTAGTCATGATGATTTCCCAAGGTACTTCTGGTGATTTAACTACTAAGAGAATCGACTCAGGTAAGTCTAATACTGAGTTCTATGATATTACTTCTAATGTTAAAGGAACGGTTAAGACTGATGCAGATGGGTATGGAGATTTCAAAGTGAAAAATTCTATTGATGAAGGTTGGAGTGTTTGGGTACCAGCTAATTAA
- a CDS encoding alpha-amylase family glycosyl hydrolase, translating to MFYKLRGKKLALLLSIITLFMLVGCSSNGGSDELTGNQSKLGVTVKLPGSQEDGASIQKLDINLKKIEGKVINVNDSNDIHESEAKIEEGTTEVGLEFKNLKKNAKYKIIIKGIYVDGDEEIVAYKSPEDTTAVTNDDESTVTVTLELQATKNLTMNFENMPAEAASGIVTIVPEEVGLEAEIDVAEAKADFGSTPAGEYAAKVKLYDSEENLIVDKATEVFEALPGRAENVSVDLENTTSGGKLKVNVTWQLAPKAPTGLTAKYNESTGAIDLTWDDSADKYLVYRGTSEAEKLPLMEKAITTHNYSDTDVQGDTTYYYWVRAYDADALASDLSDSVSETTPAPEGITLHFKSDSSATPYVYSWYTGTDGTKYEPTGGWNNQTAMDSESNGWYKLTISKDNLNNYESGISFGIIITDSANGGNKLTGGDTEIKDLGQYWWDGSDWTTDNLNGPSEPKIPVSPKGGTYKGDTVIEVGPIDDGGASITSSSCEFAGETFTLSTTEITEIKISDYVADGEKGTLTASATNSEGTTEVSYDYTRDDGAVVDKFTWDNASVYFVMTDRFFNGDPSNDNSYGRITDYGSDKLNTGTFHGGDIAGLTEKLEEGYFEDLGVNAIWITAPYEQMHGFCGGGSGGFPHYGYHGYYALDWTMMDKNMGTIEEFRDFVNTAHSQGIRVVMDVVMNHPGYNTMLDGVQYGFGGIDASEEEVMSWRPSSGENWHSYHDHYIDYDNKSAWSNWWNGWVRAGLPGYEPLGEPPLKQLPDSGLPDIKTEITNSIGLAPILETKWSMEQSGYDQWIVPAAEELRKNLNNSAPADYIIKWLAAWVEEFGIDGFRVDTAKHVEKWRWGQLKGAAEDALDTWRAENSNAPGAEWDEDFWMTAEDFGHGVGRSDYFNDNDGDGTQDFESVINFSFNQNPPSISNVGDVWQDYANRINNGDWNVLTYINSHDARDTYNWYDTNKDMGTMLLLLPGGVQIYYGDENSRELGPEVDGDANQPTRSDYQWNTNQDILAHWQKVGQFRHDHPAVGAGQQTDLGNNTYGRTYSGNAMEDKVVIAIGGSGTTSVNVEGIFADGTQVRDAYDGDTATVSNSTVEFDFDNGVILIEAVN from the coding sequence ATGTTTTATAAATTAAGAGGAAAAAAATTAGCCTTATTACTAAGTATAATTACTTTATTCATGTTAGTTGGATGTAGTAGTAATGGGGGGAGCGATGAACTAACTGGTAATCAATCAAAGTTAGGAGTTACAGTTAAGCTGCCTGGGAGTCAAGAAGACGGGGCAAGTATTCAAAAACTAGATATTAATTTAAAGAAGATAGAAGGAAAAGTAATTAATGTAAATGATAGCAATGATATTCATGAAAGTGAAGCTAAAATTGAGGAAGGGACTACAGAAGTCGGTCTTGAGTTTAAAAACTTAAAAAAGAATGCTAAATATAAAATAATTATCAAGGGGATCTATGTAGATGGAGATGAAGAAATTGTAGCTTACAAATCGCCTGAAGATACAACAGCAGTTACAAATGATGATGAGTCTACAGTTACAGTAACATTAGAACTTCAAGCTACTAAGAATTTAACTATGAATTTTGAGAATATGCCAGCAGAGGCTGCTAGTGGAATAGTGACTATAGTACCAGAAGAGGTTGGATTAGAGGCTGAGATAGATGTTGCTGAAGCAAAAGCTGATTTTGGTTCTACTCCAGCTGGTGAATATGCTGCAAAAGTCAAGTTATATGATAGTGAAGAGAATCTAATTGTAGATAAAGCTACTGAAGTTTTTGAAGCTTTACCAGGTCGTGCTGAGAATGTTAGTGTTGATTTAGAGAATACTACTTCTGGAGGAAAATTAAAAGTTAATGTAACTTGGCAGTTAGCTCCTAAAGCTCCAACTGGATTAACTGCTAAATATAATGAAAGTACTGGTGCAATAGACTTAACTTGGGATGATAGTGCAGATAAGTATTTAGTCTATCGAGGAACAAGTGAGGCAGAGAAGCTTCCTTTAATGGAGAAAGCGATCACTACTCATAATTATAGTGATACAGATGTTCAAGGTGACACAACTTATTATTACTGGGTAAGAGCCTATGATGCTGATGCTTTGGCTAGTGATTTAAGTGATTCAGTTAGTGAAACTACTCCAGCGCCAGAGGGAATTACTTTACACTTTAAATCTGATTCTAGTGCTACACCATATGTTTATAGCTGGTATACAGGTACTGATGGAACTAAGTATGAGCCTACTGGTGGTTGGAATAATCAAACTGCTATGGACTCAGAAAGCAATGGTTGGTATAAATTAACTATAAGTAAAGATAATTTAAATAATTATGAAAGTGGAATTAGCTTTGGAATAATAATTACAGATTCAGCTAATGGTGGAAATAAATTAACTGGTGGCGATACTGAAATTAAGGATTTAGGCCAATACTGGTGGGATGGAAGTGATTGGACAACAGATAATCTTAATGGTCCATCTGAACCAAAGATTCCAGTATCTCCTAAAGGTGGAACATATAAAGGAGATACAGTAATTGAGGTAGGACCTATTGATGATGGTGGTGCTAGTATAACTTCTAGTAGTTGTGAATTTGCTGGTGAAACATTTACACTTTCTACTACTGAAATTACTGAAATTAAAATAAGTGACTATGTAGCTGATGGTGAGAAGGGTACTTTAACAGCAAGTGCTACTAACTCAGAAGGAACAACTGAAGTAAGCTATGATTACACTAGAGATGATGGAGCGGTAGTTGATAAGTTTACTTGGGATAATGCAAGTGTTTACTTTGTTATGACCGATAGATTCTTTAATGGAGATCCAAGTAATGATAATTCTTATGGACGGATCACTGATTATGGTAGTGATAAGTTAAATACAGGAACTTTCCATGGGGGAGATATTGCTGGATTAACTGAAAAGTTAGAGGAAGGATATTTTGAAGACTTAGGTGTTAATGCAATCTGGATTACTGCTCCATATGAACAGATGCATGGTTTTTGTGGTGGCGGTTCTGGAGGTTTCCCTCATTATGGTTACCATGGTTATTATGCGCTTGATTGGACGATGATGGATAAAAATATGGGTACAATAGAAGAGTTTAGGGATTTTGTAAATACTGCTCATAGTCAAGGGATTAGAGTTGTAATGGATGTTGTAATGAATCATCCAGGTTATAACACTATGCTGGATGGAGTACAATATGGATTTGGTGGAATAGATGCTAGTGAAGAAGAAGTAATGAGTTGGAGACCATCTTCCGGTGAGAATTGGCACAGTTACCATGATCATTATATTGATTATGATAATAAATCTGCTTGGAGTAATTGGTGGAATGGTTGGGTTAGAGCAGGTTTACCTGGATATGAACCACTTGGGGAACCACCTTTAAAACAGCTTCCTGATTCTGGTTTGCCTGATATTAAAACTGAAATAACTAATAGTATTGGATTAGCACCAATACTAGAGACTAAATGGTCAATGGAACAAAGTGGATATGATCAATGGATTGTACCAGCTGCTGAAGAGTTAAGAAAGAATTTAAATAATAGTGCACCAGCTGACTATATTATCAAATGGTTAGCTGCGTGGGTAGAAGAGTTTGGAATTGATGGGTTTAGAGTAGATACTGCTAAACACGTTGAAAAATGGCGATGGGGACAATTGAAAGGTGCCGCAGAAGATGCATTAGATACTTGGAGGGCTGAGAATTCTAATGCCCCAGGAGCAGAATGGGATGAAGATTTTTGGATGACTGCTGAAGACTTTGGTCATGGTGTAGGTAGAAGTGATTATTTCAATGATAATGATGGAGATGGTACACAGGACTTTGAATCAGTAATTAATTTTTCTTTCAACCAGAATCCTCCATCAATATCTAATGTAGGAGATGTTTGGCAGGATTATGCTAATCGGATTAATAATGGAGATTGGAATGTGTTAACTTATATTAATTCTCATGATGCTAGGGATACCTATAATTGGTATGATACTAATAAAGATATGGGAACAATGCTACTATTATTGCCTGGTGGAGTACAGATTTATTATGGAGATGAGAACTCTAGAGAGCTTGGACCAGAGGTTGATGGCGATGCAAATCAGCCTACAAGATCAGATTATCAATGGAACACTAATCAAGATATTTTAGCCCATTGGCAGAAAGTTGGTCAATTTAGACATGACCATCCTGCTGTAGGTGCAGGTCAACAAACTGATCTAGGAAATAACACTTATGGTAGAACTTATAGTGGAAATGCTATGGAAGATAAAGTTGTAATTGCAATTGGTGGAAGTGGAACTACAAGTGTAAATGTAGAAGGAATCTTTGCTGATGGAACCCAAGTAAGAGATGCTTACGATGGTGATACTGCTACAGTAAGTAATAGTACAGTAGAGTTTGACTTTGATAACGGAGTTATCTTAATTGAAGCAGTAAATTAG